From Nocardioides sp. HDW12B, the proteins below share one genomic window:
- the rpmI gene encoding 50S ribosomal protein L35: MPKNKTHSGASKRFRVTGSGKLRREKAGLRHNLEKKPSKMTRRMSGTTEVSKNDTKTVRKLLGR; this comes from the coding sequence ATGCCGAAGAACAAGACCCACTCGGGTGCCTCCAAGCGCTTCCGGGTGACCGGGTCCGGCAAGCTCCGCCGCGAGAAGGCGGGCCTGCGCCACAACCTGGAGAAGAAGCCCTCCAAGATGACGCGGCGCATGTCCGGCACCACCGAGGTCTCCAAGAACGACACCAAGACCGTCCGCAAGCTGCTCGGTCGCTGA
- the infC gene encoding translation initiation factor IF-3 codes for MRVPGSGSITRPTQEDSITTELRINDRIRVPEVRLVGPNGETVGIVRIDDALRLASEADLDLVEVAPMARPPVCKLMDYGKFKYENAQKAREARRNQTNVVIKEMKLRPKIDAHDYETKKGHVVRFLKQGDKVKITIMFRGREQHRPELGLRLLERLADDVTELGFVESSPKQDGRNMIMVLGPVKKKAEAKAEVKAAKAERAAERAAEAEAERIEYKERAAAAHATPKPERPARTPENLDEV; via the coding sequence ATGCGGGTTCCCGGGTCGGGGTCCATCACCAGACCAACCCAGGAGGACTCAATCACCACCGAGCTGCGCATCAACGACCGGATCCGGGTTCCCGAGGTCCGACTCGTCGGTCCCAACGGAGAGACCGTGGGCATCGTCCGTATCGACGACGCCCTGAGGCTGGCCTCCGAGGCCGACCTCGATCTCGTCGAGGTCGCGCCCATGGCCAGGCCGCCGGTCTGCAAGCTCATGGACTACGGGAAGTTCAAGTACGAGAACGCCCAGAAGGCCCGTGAGGCACGACGGAACCAGACCAACGTCGTGATCAAGGAGATGAAGCTCCGACCGAAGATCGACGCGCACGACTACGAGACCAAGAAGGGTCACGTCGTGCGGTTCCTCAAGCAGGGCGACAAGGTCAAGATCACGATCATGTTCCGTGGCCGCGAGCAGCACCGCCCCGAGCTGGGTCTGCGGCTGCTGGAGCGCCTGGCCGACGACGTCACCGAGCTGGGCTTCGTCGAGTCGTCGCCCAAGCAGGACGGCCGCAACATGATCATGGTCCTCGGACCGGTGAAGAAGAAGGCCGAGGCGAAGGCCGAGGTCAAGGCGGCCAAGGCCGAGCGCGCCGCCGAGCGTGCCGCCGAGGCCGAGGCGGAGCGCATCGAGTACAAGGAGCGCGCCGCCGCCGCGCACGCCACCCCCAAGCCCGAGCGCCCGGCCCGTACGCCGGAGAACCTCGACGAGGTGTGA
- a CDS encoding SseB family protein — MRSIPDPGFSGDDGSASSDVEAALAAYAQPGGSRLAALQVLQHARLLVPVVAVLGEVEVDEAGLAHDKSSDMATVLMTAPDGRRGLLAFTSGAAMARWDPAARPVPVAARLAAQAARQESADALVVDVAGPVPFAVEGDSLVSLAEGLVLTRLRTGTGTADADRFGWVKVDA, encoded by the coding sequence CGACGACGGCTCCGCCTCCTCGGACGTCGAGGCGGCCCTGGCGGCGTACGCCCAGCCGGGCGGCAGCCGCCTCGCGGCGCTGCAGGTGCTGCAGCACGCCCGCCTGCTGGTGCCGGTCGTGGCGGTGCTCGGCGAGGTCGAGGTGGACGAGGCCGGGCTGGCCCACGACAAGTCCTCCGACATGGCGACCGTGCTGATGACCGCCCCGGACGGACGACGCGGCCTGCTGGCCTTCACCAGCGGCGCGGCCATGGCGCGCTGGGACCCAGCCGCGCGACCGGTCCCGGTCGCTGCGCGGCTCGCGGCCCAGGCGGCACGGCAGGAGTCGGCCGACGCGCTCGTGGTCGACGTCGCCGGACCCGTGCCGTTCGCGGTCGAGGGCGACTCGCTCGTGAGCCTGGCCGAGGGGCTCGTGCTGACCCGGTTGCGGACCGGCACGGGGACGGCCGACGCGGACCGCTTCGGTTGGGTGAAGGTCGACGCCTGA